One region of Chryseobacterium sp. C-71 genomic DNA includes:
- a CDS encoding carboxy terminal-processing peptidase: protein MWKNFKLNKFLLLIPLTSLMFCFNSPKNDDEKMQTIMVSVKNTLSYLHYSPKPINDAYSKDVYKHYFEMIDPGKRYFLQSDMAEFSKHETKLDDYLNMGDLSFYKLTVDRLYQRVDEIDKITQDIFSKPINLEEDETLTLESKLKKVPTDKKEQYNEWRKFIKYNILQEIESMNSKEEAQKEKKDSVQKYKLNDTIKLQILTPEQKKIKATDEVKDLVKETFTRFQKRKKMDWFTVYMNAYTEVFDPHTNYYSPKDKEDFDTQFKGKVIGIGAIIQEKKGNLFLGALTIGAPAWKSKKLSEGDKILKVRSKPKEDAVNVVGMLSDEAVRLIRGEKGTPVTLTVQKKDKTIVEVTMIREEVAIEDTFARSIIVNSPNGKKYGFINLPSFNADFEDEKGRNASDDIKNEIVKLKAQGIEGIVLDLRNNGGGSLTEVGDIMGLFMNAGPYVQVKDGNGKIQTLKNKQETPIWTGPLVIMQNELSASASEILAGAMQDYGRAIIVGSPQSFGKGTVQTFVDLNRFLNTEDDFGSLKLTIQKFYRISGESNQRKGIVSDIRMEDFFTYAEVGERYDDFALAWDKIPSSTYQKLSYFDVKALEKSSNDRMANNKNYQLLLESAKWREQLDKEETITLNINKFNDLMKQRKAQIEKFKALTKFENGLKFSMYPAEIEREKKDEAFKKKSEMWIKNLKKDTYLQEAMNIIAEMKAKV, encoded by the coding sequence ATGTGGAAAAATTTTAAACTAAATAAATTTCTACTCCTTATTCCATTGACAAGTCTTATGTTTTGTTTCAACTCGCCAAAAAATGACGATGAGAAAATGCAGACGATAATGGTGAGCGTTAAAAACACCCTTTCTTATTTACATTACAGCCCGAAACCTATCAACGATGCCTATTCGAAAGATGTTTACAAACATTATTTTGAAATGATCGATCCGGGAAAAAGATATTTCCTGCAGTCTGATATGGCAGAATTTAGCAAGCACGAAACCAAGCTTGACGATTATCTGAACATGGGCGATTTATCTTTCTATAAATTGACGGTTGACAGATTGTACCAAAGAGTTGACGAAATCGATAAAATCACTCAGGATATTTTCAGCAAACCAATTAACCTGGAAGAAGATGAAACTTTGACTTTGGAATCTAAACTTAAAAAAGTTCCGACAGATAAGAAAGAGCAATATAATGAATGGAGAAAATTCATCAAATACAATATTCTTCAGGAAATTGAGTCGATGAACAGTAAAGAAGAAGCTCAGAAAGAAAAGAAAGATTCTGTACAGAAATACAAGCTGAATGATACCATTAAATTGCAAATCCTTACGCCTGAACAAAAGAAAATCAAAGCGACTGATGAGGTGAAAGATTTGGTGAAAGAAACGTTCACAAGATTCCAAAAAAGAAAAAAAATGGATTGGTTTACGGTGTATATGAATGCTTACACCGAAGTTTTCGATCCGCACACGAACTATTATTCTCCAAAAGACAAAGAAGATTTTGATACTCAGTTCAAAGGAAAGGTGATCGGAATCGGAGCAATCATTCAGGAGAAAAAAGGGAATCTTTTCTTGGGAGCATTGACGATTGGCGCACCTGCTTGGAAATCTAAAAAACTTTCTGAAGGTGATAAAATTCTTAAAGTAAGATCTAAACCGAAAGAAGATGCCGTAAATGTTGTTGGAATGCTTTCTGACGAAGCTGTAAGACTGATCAGAGGTGAAAAAGGAACTCCGGTTACTTTGACGGTGCAGAAAAAAGATAAAACGATTGTTGAGGTGACGATGATTCGTGAGGAAGTGGCAATTGAAGATACTTTCGCAAGAAGTATTATCGTAAATTCTCCAAACGGAAAAAAATACGGCTTCATTAATCTACCAAGTTTCAACGCAGATTTTGAGGACGAGAAGGGAAGAAATGCTTCTGATGACATCAAAAATGAAATCGTAAAACTGAAAGCTCAGGGAATTGAAGGAATCGTTTTAGACCTTAGAAATAACGGTGGTGGTTCACTGACGGAAGTTGGTGACATCATGGGATTGTTCATGAATGCTGGTCCTTACGTTCAGGTAAAAGATGGGAACGGAAAAATCCAGACTTTGAAAAATAAGCAGGAAACTCCAATCTGGACAGGTCCTTTAGTAATAATGCAAAACGAATTGTCTGCTTCAGCGTCTGAGATTTTAGCAGGTGCAATGCAGGATTACGGAAGAGCAATCATTGTTGGTTCTCCACAATCTTTCGGCAAAGGTACTGTACAGACATTTGTTGATCTAAACAGATTTTTGAATACCGAAGATGATTTCGGTTCATTAAAACTGACGATTCAGAAATTCTACAGAATCAGCGGAGAGTCTAACCAGAGAAAAGGGATCGTTTCAGATATCAGAATGGAAGATTTCTTCACGTATGCTGAAGTGGGTGAGAGATATGACGATTTTGCTTTGGCTTGGGACAAAATTCCGAGTTCAACTTATCAGAAGTTGAGTTATTTTGATGTGAAAGCTTTAGAAAAATCTAGCAACGACAGAATGGCAAATAACAAAAACTATCAGTTATTGTTGGAGTCAGCAAAATGGAGAGAACAATTAGATAAAGAAGAAACCATCACGTTGAATATCAATAAATTCAATGATTTGATGAAGCAGAGAAAAGCTCAAATTGAGAAATTCAAGGCTTTAACTAAATTTGAAAACGGATTGAAATTCTCAATGTATCCGGCAGAAATCGAAAGAGAGAAAAAAGATGAAGCATTCAAGAAAAAATCTGAAATGTGGATCAAAAATCTTAAAAAAGATACTTACCTTCAAGAAGCGATGAACATCATTGCAGAAATGAAAGCTAAAGTTTAA
- a CDS encoding superoxide dismutase family protein, whose protein sequence is MKLQTLTLLTGCALFAASCSTSKTYNILPKSGTKTDGTAKFTQNGNDVVLNLEVNNLTPGIHAVHIHEKGDCSSPTAESAGGHWNPSKSDHGKWGNAHFHMGDIGNLVADHEGKAKLTFKTDKWCLDCPEEAKNIMGKGLIIHAGKDDYQTQPTGNAGGRVGCIEIK, encoded by the coding sequence ATGAAACTACAGACTTTAACATTATTAACAGGTTGCGCTTTATTTGCAGCATCTTGCAGTACAAGTAAAACCTACAACATTTTACCAAAAAGCGGAACAAAAACTGACGGAACAGCAAAATTTACACAAAACGGAAATGACGTGGTGCTGAATTTAGAAGTCAATAATTTAACTCCCGGAATTCATGCCGTGCACATTCATGAGAAAGGCGACTGCTCATCCCCTACCGCAGAATCTGCCGGAGGACACTGGAATCCTTCAAAATCTGACCACGGAAAATGGGGAAATGCACACTTTCACATGGGCGATATCGGGAATTTGGTTGCTGACCATGAAGGAAAGGCAAAACTTACCTTTAAAACTGACAAATGGTGTCTGGACTGTCCTGAAGAAGCTAAAAATATTATGGGTAAAGGTTTAATCATTCATGCTGGGAAAGATGACTATCAAACTCAGCCAACTGGGAATGCCGGCGGAAGAGTGGGATGTATTGAGATTAAATAA
- a CDS encoding TonB-dependent receptor, translating into MKTKLLFLVSFLSFILSFSQIKITGKVTFKNKGVSEVNVTLKDTYDGATTDLEGNFSFETTEKGNRILTFVHPKYNEIEKTILIADQDVYMNAELKEQINEIDAVVVSAGSIEASDKKRATALLTPIDIYTTAGADGQISSALNYLPGVQKVGETEGLFVRGGTGTETKIFMDGSLINNYFSSSVPGIAGRDRFNTSLFKGNIFSSGGYSALYGQALSGALMLESVDLPDQSSYDFGVSPIFLNGGFQKLSENKDHSYGATLGYSNLGLMQDVFNFNTDFIDAPRGFNGDANFRIKTKSGGFFKYYGMFDNNKMGVKTESLEPGYDFTLVRLKGENTYHNLSFKQKFGKYLFNTSASYSYNQSDLNFSTETNDIESEKTQLLNDGNYINFKAVIDRKINKISALRGGFELNYANEKLNFGEVNKNYRDLISSAFVETDLGFSNHFSAKIGVRGENSSYLNKTNIAPRFALAYRLAKDWTTSFAYGLFFQNPESKYINSSAQLDFQQSQHFIFQVQRSTEGRSLRFEAFYKKYDELIKTQNIIPDADQNQQVQTAFNNNGNGFAKGLELFWRDKKTFENIDYWVSYSFLDSKRDFLNYPVSLKPNFAAEHTISLVAKRFIPEWKTGVNLSYTYAKGRPYYDIVTQNDKNIIRNEGRLKDYNSLNLSFNYLPNLGKKDAKAFTIFVVSISNVLGTKNIYGYNFSQNGSRSSAVVPPVNTFVFVGMFISFGVDKTQDAINNNL; encoded by the coding sequence ATGAAAACAAAACTATTATTTCTCGTTTCTTTTTTATCATTTATTCTGAGTTTTTCTCAGATAAAAATTACGGGAAAAGTGACTTTTAAAAACAAAGGTGTCAGCGAAGTCAACGTTACCCTGAAAGATACATACGACGGAGCAACAACAGATCTGGAAGGAAATTTTTCTTTTGAAACGACTGAAAAAGGCAACCGTATTCTCACCTTCGTACATCCAAAATATAATGAAATTGAAAAGACTATTCTCATCGCAGATCAGGATGTCTACATGAATGCAGAACTGAAAGAGCAAATTAACGAGATAGATGCTGTCGTAGTTTCGGCAGGTTCTATTGAAGCGAGCGATAAAAAAAGAGCAACCGCTTTGCTTACCCCAATTGATATTTATACAACAGCTGGTGCAGACGGACAAATTTCTTCCGCTCTAAATTATCTTCCTGGTGTACAAAAAGTGGGCGAGACGGAAGGATTATTCGTTCGTGGGGGAACAGGAACTGAAACCAAAATTTTTATGGACGGAAGTTTAATCAACAATTATTTTTCAAGTTCCGTTCCCGGAATTGCCGGAAGAGATCGTTTCAATACCTCTCTTTTCAAAGGAAATATTTTTTCGAGCGGCGGATATTCTGCTCTGTATGGGCAGGCACTTTCCGGAGCTTTGATGCTTGAAAGTGTAGATCTTCCCGATCAGAGTTCTTATGATTTCGGGGTTTCACCGATATTTTTAAATGGAGGTTTTCAGAAATTAAGTGAAAATAAAGATCATTCTTATGGAGCGACTTTAGGATATTCAAACTTAGGTTTGATGCAGGACGTTTTTAATTTTAATACCGACTTTATTGATGCTCCACGAGGTTTTAACGGTGATGCAAATTTTAGAATCAAAACAAAGTCCGGCGGTTTTTTTAAATATTACGGAATGTTTGATAATAATAAAATGGGCGTGAAAACCGAAAGTTTAGAACCTGGATACGATTTTACCTTGGTAAGATTAAAAGGAGAAAACACGTATCACAATTTGTCTTTCAAGCAAAAATTCGGGAAATATCTTTTCAATACAAGTGCCTCATATTCTTATAACCAATCAGATTTAAATTTCTCGACAGAAACCAATGACATTGAATCAGAAAAAACACAATTGTTGAATGACGGAAATTATATCAATTTCAAAGCAGTTATCGATAGAAAAATCAATAAAATAAGTGCTTTGCGAGGCGGGTTTGAATTAAATTATGCAAATGAAAAACTAAATTTCGGCGAAGTCAATAAAAATTATCGGGATTTGATTTCTTCTGCTTTTGTGGAAACAGATTTAGGTTTCAGCAATCACTTTTCTGCAAAAATTGGTGTGAGAGGAGAAAACTCTTCTTATCTTAATAAAACTAATATTGCGCCACGTTTTGCTTTGGCCTATCGTTTAGCAAAAGACTGGACAACCTCTTTCGCTTACGGATTGTTCTTTCAAAATCCTGAAAGTAAATACATTAACTCTTCTGCTCAATTAGATTTTCAACAATCACAACACTTTATTTTTCAGGTTCAGCGATCAACGGAAGGAAGAAGCTTGAGATTTGAAGCATTTTATAAAAAATATGATGAACTGATAAAAACTCAAAACATTATTCCGGACGCAGATCAAAATCAGCAGGTACAAACGGCCTTTAACAATAACGGAAACGGTTTTGCAAAAGGATTAGAACTATTCTGGAGAGATAAAAAAACATTTGAGAACATAGATTATTGGGTTAGCTATTCATTTCTTGATTCCAAAAGAGATTTTCTGAATTATCCTGTGAGCTTAAAACCGAATTTCGCTGCAGAGCACACCATTTCCCTTGTTGCCAAAAGATTTATCCCCGAATGGAAAACTGGCGTTAATTTATCATACACCTATGCAAAAGGCAGACCTTATTATGATATTGTTACTCAGAATGATAAAAATATTATTCGAAATGAAGGCAGGCTGAAGGATTATAATTCTCTCAATTTAAGCTTTAATTATCTGCCTAATCTTGGTAAAAAAGATGCAAAAGCGTTTACCATTTTTGTTGTGAGTATTTCAAATGTTTTAGGGACAAAAAACATTTACGGCTATAACTTTTCACAAAACGGATCAAGAAGTTCAGCGGTCGTTCCGCCAGTTAACACGTTTGTATTTGTTGGGATGTTTATCAGTTTTGGGGTAGATAAAACACAGGATGCAATTAATAATAATCTTTAA
- a CDS encoding 2TM domain-containing protein — protein sequence MKRKDFIILLWISLATALFFFFFFNQEMTFENFAITFLISAMYSFTIGVGNGVINEFLNKKFPWSENTNKRAILSVISILIANFVLVYLCNYINFVIIQKAATTEQFFGGDYNFRNWFMINIALLISAFLHAKGFMSELSKTSRKEVVEQKLIAKSANAQFESLKNQLDPHFLFNSLNVLSSLIDENPTQAQKFTASMSKIYRYVLEQKDKELVTIDDEIEFAKTYCDLLKTRFEDSVNFIFDVKDEDLRRFVVPLSLQLLLENCIKHNLATSSKPLLIRIFTERDTLCIENNLQIREQMKESAGIGLANIVQRYSLLTDKNVFVEKSEDYFKVKLPVLNYKPNIVNNLVDEDMQAYDRAKKRMKEIKSFYGNLIAYCIIIPFLAIVNLMTSPKNIWFLWPMLGWGIGLAAHGMGAFAIGRNWEERKIREILDKQNKHGTF from the coding sequence ATGAAACGTAAAGATTTTATAATACTACTTTGGATCTCTCTGGCAACAGCACTTTTCTTCTTCTTTTTCTTTAATCAGGAAATGACGTTTGAGAATTTTGCGATTACTTTTTTGATTTCGGCGATGTATTCATTTACTATTGGCGTTGGAAACGGCGTTATTAATGAGTTTCTTAATAAGAAGTTTCCCTGGTCTGAAAACACTAACAAGAGAGCAATTTTAAGTGTTATTTCCATTCTGATTGCCAATTTTGTGCTCGTTTATCTGTGTAATTATATCAATTTCGTGATTATTCAAAAAGCGGCAACTACCGAGCAGTTCTTTGGTGGTGATTATAATTTCAGAAATTGGTTTATGATCAATATTGCTTTGCTGATTTCTGCATTTCTGCATGCAAAAGGTTTTATGTCTGAGCTTAGCAAAACGTCCAGAAAAGAAGTTGTGGAGCAAAAGCTCATTGCAAAATCTGCCAATGCACAGTTTGAAAGCTTAAAAAACCAGCTCGATCCGCATTTTCTTTTTAATTCATTGAATGTTTTGAGTTCATTAATTGATGAAAACCCAACTCAGGCTCAAAAATTTACCGCTTCAATGTCAAAAATTTATCGATATGTTCTCGAGCAGAAAGACAAAGAACTGGTGACTATAGATGACGAAATAGAATTTGCAAAAACCTATTGTGACTTGCTGAAAACAAGATTTGAGGACAGTGTCAATTTTATTTTTGATGTAAAAGATGAAGATTTACGAAGATTTGTCGTGCCGCTTTCTTTGCAGTTACTTTTAGAAAACTGTATCAAACATAATTTAGCAACATCTTCAAAACCTTTATTAATAAGGATTTTTACAGAAAGAGATACGTTATGCATTGAAAATAATCTGCAGATTCGTGAGCAGATGAAAGAAAGTGCAGGGATTGGTTTGGCGAATATTGTACAGCGGTATTCTCTGCTTACCGATAAAAATGTTTTTGTTGAAAAATCGGAAGATTATTTTAAAGTAAAGCTTCCGGTTCTTAATTATAAACCTAATATTGTCAATAATTTAGTTGATGAAGATATGCAAGCCTACGACAGGGCAAAAAAGAGAATGAAAGAAATAAAAAGTTTCTACGGAAACCTGATTGCTTATTGCATTATTATTCCGTTTTTAGCGATTGTGAATTTAATGACCTCTCCAAAAAATATCTGGTTTCTCTGGCCAATGTTAGGTTGGGGAATCGGTTTGGCAGCACACGGAATGGGCGCTTTTGCAATTGGAAGAAACTGGGAAGAAAGAAAAATAAGAGAAATTTTAGACAAACAAAACAAACATGGAACATTCTAG
- a CDS encoding 2TM domain-containing protein, translating to MEHSSKNHIRYREAERRVKKIKGFYTHAMVYFFVNIFVIGAKALDLDPGEKYWEWDLLKLPLLWGIGLAAHGLSIFLPTMILGSDWEEKKIKELMDKDK from the coding sequence ATGGAACATTCTAGCAAAAACCACATCCGTTATCGTGAAGCGGAAAGAAGAGTAAAAAAAATCAAAGGATTTTATACGCATGCAATGGTGTATTTTTTCGTCAATATTTTTGTCATTGGCGCAAAAGCACTCGATCTGGATCCGGGAGAAAAGTATTGGGAATGGGATTTATTGAAGCTTCCTCTGTTGTGGGGAATTGGTTTGGCTGCACATGGGTTAAGCATTTTCTTGCCAACAATGATTCTTGGTAGTGACTGGGAAGAAAAGAAGATCAAAGAACTGATGGATAAAGATAAGTAA
- a CDS encoding T9SS type A sorting domain-containing protein has protein sequence MNKNLLKICCLFLINLSLTPLLSQEYERVWGTYFGPSGIEVNGGFSANGITFDSQKNMHIRGTVFYNSNLTNTYYNQFVLGNGGNYTSSGSTHNFYSTRFSPDGIPDYFGYQLNDGNNTTSVEHLTAIDGQDNKIIRYTGPLTSVINATPGTWMQTNPLSTFKNMLIKRSSTGSIIWATYLPEDNMYAISVTDDAGNIYITGVTTMQNISTPGVFQENFDVMYAQGQLIANTYLAKLNSNGQLLWATYLPSEVHNMAYYDNALYMITAKNTNPALTTMATPGTFQNTVSSSSITKIDTSNGQRTWGTYYGPSPLVSFSFLYDLAVNETGLYLVGTDFNIDGTNMFATPGAYKTQVSGGSDLFLSKFSHNGNRLWSTYFGGNGDDLNTFDKVIALNGGEIFITGTTTGSTNNIATTGSYQPTPQSSTATSSNSFFAKFNASGNLQWSSYYGGSSTTTAILKSINIKYDDHSLFLYGNTNSNTGFASEGAFMPNRIPDNSYATNGFFARFNSRQELSVNELSLDKDLVLYNNPNNGIFSISGNVLQKEDCSLSVYDTSGRFIIKKQMEKSKNQKFDMQNLLDTGNYLLKINNEKGNVLKVFKMTVKK, from the coding sequence ATGAATAAAAATTTACTGAAAATCTGCTGCCTTTTTTTGATCAATTTATCTTTAACGCCTTTGCTCTCACAAGAATATGAAAGAGTTTGGGGAACCTATTTTGGGCCATCAGGCATTGAAGTTAACGGTGGCTTTTCTGCTAATGGAATTACATTTGATTCTCAAAAAAACATGCACATAAGAGGAACTGTATTTTATAATTCAAATCTCACAAACACTTATTACAATCAGTTTGTTCTCGGAAATGGCGGAAATTATACTTCTTCGGGCAGTACTCACAATTTTTATTCAACCCGTTTTAGTCCAGACGGAATTCCTGATTATTTTGGCTATCAGCTCAACGATGGCAATAACACTACTTCTGTAGAACATCTTACAGCAATTGATGGTCAGGATAATAAAATAATAAGATACACCGGACCCCTGACCTCTGTAATAAATGCAACACCAGGAACGTGGATGCAGACAAACCCGCTGAGTACATTTAAAAATATGCTCATCAAAAGATCTTCAACGGGAAGTATTATCTGGGCAACCTATCTTCCTGAAGACAATATGTATGCAATTTCTGTTACCGATGACGCTGGAAACATTTACATTACCGGCGTAACTACCATGCAGAATATCAGTACACCAGGTGTATTTCAGGAGAATTTTGACGTTATGTATGCACAAGGTCAGCTTATAGCGAATACTTATTTGGCAAAATTAAATTCAAACGGGCAGCTTTTATGGGCAACCTATCTTCCATCAGAAGTTCACAACATGGCGTATTATGATAATGCGTTGTATATGATTACTGCAAAGAATACCAATCCTGCTCTTACTACAATGGCGACTCCCGGAACTTTTCAAAATACCGTTTCTAGTTCTTCAATTACCAAAATTGATACATCAAACGGACAGAGAACCTGGGGAACATACTACGGTCCATCACCATTAGTTTCATTTTCCTTTTTATATGACCTAGCAGTCAACGAAACAGGTCTATACCTTGTAGGTACAGATTTTAATATTGATGGAACCAACATGTTTGCTACACCTGGAGCTTATAAAACTCAGGTTAGTGGTGGTTCAGATTTATTTCTATCCAAATTTTCACACAATGGAAATCGTCTCTGGAGCACTTATTTTGGAGGAAACGGAGATGATTTAAATACATTTGATAAAGTAATTGCACTCAACGGCGGAGAAATATTCATTACAGGAACAACAACCGGATCTACAAATAATATAGCAACCACAGGATCTTACCAGCCTACACCACAGAGTTCAACTGCTACATCAAGTAATTCTTTCTTTGCTAAATTTAATGCGTCCGGAAATCTTCAGTGGAGTTCATATTATGGAGGCAGCTCAACGACAACTGCAATTTTAAAATCAATCAATATCAAATACGATGACCATTCACTTTTCTTGTATGGTAACACCAATTCAAATACCGGTTTTGCTTCTGAAGGAGCATTTATGCCAAACAGAATTCCTGATAATAGCTATGCTACAAATGGTTTTTTTGCAAGATTTAATTCAAGACAGGAGCTTTCCGTAAACGAATTGAGTTTAGATAAAGATTTGGTTTTATACAATAATCCCAACAATGGAATTTTCAGTATTTCAGGAAATGTGTTGCAGAAAGAAGATTGCAGTCTATCCGTTTACGATACTTCCGGAAGATTTATCATTAAAAAACAAATGGAAAAATCTAAAAATCAGAAGTTTGACATGCAAAATCTATTAGACACAGGAAATTATTTGCTAAAAATAAATAATGAAAAAGGAAATGTTTTAAAAGTTTTTAAAATGACCGTGAAAAAATAG
- a CDS encoding 2TM domain-containing protein gives MENLSFNKENLAYEKAAKRVKDLKGFYGNLTSYCLVIPFLLILNLLTSPEHLWFYWPMLGWGLGLTIHAVGTFGIGKDWEEKKIKQLMEEEKRNAFK, from the coding sequence ATGGAAAATTTATCATTCAACAAAGAAAATTTAGCATACGAAAAGGCAGCAAAAAGAGTAAAAGATCTGAAAGGATTTTATGGCAATCTGACTTCTTATTGTTTAGTAATTCCATTTTTATTGATTCTTAATCTTTTGACTTCGCCTGAGCATTTGTGGTTTTACTGGCCGATGCTAGGTTGGGGACTAGGTCTTACCATTCACGCAGTAGGCACTTTCGGAATCGGGAAAGATTGGGAAGAAAAGAAAATAAAACAATTGATGGAAGAGGAGAAAAGAAATGCTTTTAAATAA
- a CDS encoding 2TM domain-containing protein yields the protein MENNLEKLKYKRAKSRMEEIKAFYMMLGGCFLLMPYLIFINMKVNPELQWFWFPLFGFGISILGYALYLFAGKDWEEKKIKELMEEERRNSKSL from the coding sequence ATGGAAAATAACCTTGAAAAACTTAAATACAAGCGGGCTAAAAGTAGAATGGAAGAAATAAAAGCATTTTATATGATGCTTGGCGGATGCTTTTTACTCATGCCTTATTTAATTTTCATCAATATGAAAGTAAATCCCGAATTGCAGTGGTTTTGGTTTCCATTATTTGGGTTCGGAATAAGTATTTTAGGTTATGCACTTTATCTTTTTGCAGGAAAAGACTGGGAAGAGAAAAAAATAAAAGAACTGATGGAGGAGGAGAGAAGAAATTCAAAATCACTTTAA
- a CDS encoding 2TM domain-containing protein: MNFNNAQQRVKDLKSFYKNCMWFGIVALIIFFRRFIKTGDLSQSIFSGSIILTVWGIILAVKAVKLFIFNAEWENKILEEEMRKSKKPINF, encoded by the coding sequence ATGAACTTTAATAACGCACAACAAAGAGTAAAAGACCTGAAATCATTCTATAAAAACTGTATGTGGTTTGGGATAGTAGCCTTGATCATATTTTTCAGAAGATTTATAAAAACTGGCGATTTATCTCAATCAATATTTAGCGGATCAATCATCCTGACGGTTTGGGGAATTATTTTGGCAGTAAAAGCAGTGAAACTATTTATTTTCAATGCAGAATGGGAAAATAAAATTCTTGAGGAAGAAATGAGAAAGTCCAAAAAACCAATTAATTTTTAG
- a CDS encoding LytTR family DNA-binding domain-containing protein has product MIKTVIIEDEKPAARKLERMLSLFPELQLVANLESVEDAVQWFSENEHPQLIFSDIVLGDGLSFDIFEKISTKAFIIYTTAFDQYTLKAFKLNSIDYLLKPIMDEDLAGAIEKFKSFLPSDQSVNSDDIKQLIKKEKSTLSRILVKIGYNLKIVQTHEVSCFFSENKIVYLQTSDRVYPSDFTLDELAEVLDDKKFFRVNRQFIINSDYIKNIHTSPNYKVELNFQPQEEITVSRERVKDFKDWLVC; this is encoded by the coding sequence ATGATTAAAACGGTCATCATAGAAGACGAAAAACCCGCTGCAAGAAAGTTAGAAAGAATGTTAAGTCTTTTCCCTGAATTACAGTTGGTTGCTAATCTGGAATCTGTGGAAGACGCCGTGCAATGGTTCTCAGAAAATGAGCATCCGCAGCTTATTTTTTCTGATATTGTTTTGGGTGACGGACTTTCGTTTGATATTTTTGAGAAAATTTCCACTAAAGCTTTCATCATTTATACGACTGCGTTTGATCAGTATACTTTAAAAGCATTTAAATTAAACAGCATCGATTATCTTCTGAAACCCATCATGGATGAAGATTTGGCAGGTGCAATTGAAAAGTTTAAATCATTTCTTCCTTCAGATCAGTCGGTGAATTCGGATGATATCAAACAGCTCATCAAAAAAGAAAAATCAACGCTTTCAAGAATTTTAGTGAAAATAGGATACAACTTAAAAATCGTTCAGACGCACGAGGTCAGCTGTTTTTTTAGTGAAAATAAGATTGTATATCTGCAAACTTCAGACAGAGTTTATCCTTCAGATTTTACTTTAGATGAATTGGCTGAAGTGCTTGATGATAAGAAATTTTTCCGTGTCAACAGACAGTTTATTATCAATTCAGATTACATCAAAAATATCCATACTTCGCCTAATTATAAGGTTGAATTAAACTTTCAGCCACAAGAGGAAATTACAGTAAGCAGGGAGCGTGTAAAAGATTTTAAAGATTGGCTGGTATGTTAA
- a CDS encoding glucose 1-dehydrogenase codes for MNRLKNKVAVVTGGNSGIGFGIAEAFKNEGAVGVITGRNKTTLDSSVDLLGKEFIGIAGDVTNLEDLENTFKQTAEKFGRIDVLVVNAGGVVDGVAMGTIDEVTEESYDKYMELNLKSSYFTVQKALPYLNDGASVILIGSSAAHRAAPGMAIYAAAKAAVISLAKGLSLDLLPQKIRVNALSPGSIDTPVFGKMVPEKHLEQVKQIWRDITPIGRQGLPSEIGNAAVFLASDESSFIVGTEILADGGLTNISLMK; via the coding sequence ATGAACCGATTAAAAAATAAAGTAGCCGTCGTTACTGGCGGAAACAGCGGTATTGGATTTGGAATAGCCGAAGCTTTTAAAAATGAAGGTGCAGTTGGTGTGATCACAGGAAGAAATAAGACAACTTTAGATAGTTCCGTAGACCTTTTAGGCAAAGAATTTATCGGCATTGCGGGAGATGTGACCAATCTTGAAGATTTAGAAAATACTTTTAAGCAAACTGCCGAAAAATTTGGTAGAATTGATGTATTGGTTGTGAATGCTGGAGGCGTCGTTGATGGTGTTGCGATGGGAACTATTGACGAAGTTACTGAAGAAAGCTATGATAAATACATGGAATTAAATTTAAAAAGCTCCTATTTTACTGTACAAAAAGCACTTCCCTACCTCAACGACGGTGCTTCAGTTATCCTGATTGGTTCAAGCGCGGCTCATCGTGCTGCGCCGGGAATGGCAATCTATGCGGCGGCAAAAGCAGCGGTCATTTCATTGGCAAAAGGTTTATCGCTAGATTTATTACCGCAAAAAATAAGAGTGAATGCCCTTTCCCCTGGTTCTATTGACACTCCGGTTTTCGGGAAAATGGTGCCAGAAAAACATTTGGAACAAGTAAAACAAATCTGGAGAGACATCACGCCAATCGGAAGACAAGGTTTGCCTTCTGAAATTGGAAATGCTGCGGTATTTTTAGCCTCAGATGAGTCATCTTTTATCGTTGGAACAGAAATTCTGGCTGATGGAGGTCTTACAAATATCAGTTTGATGAAGTAG